In one window of Polaromonas naphthalenivorans CJ2 DNA:
- a CDS encoding mechanosensitive ion channel family protein, translating to MASADAVNPAASAPRLEGLDGWLTALTQPSALTELAALLACVLLAWLLARALSRTQHLKNDASILFGRRLVDGVLFPLLLLSLAYVMQTLLARLFPLALFKVAIPVLLALAVIRLSVKVLQVAFKDAPVVRVLERTVSWLAWALMVLWISGLLPIILDELDSIKWKVGGSMLSVRALLQGALTAGVVLLITLWISAAIESRLLRAATGSELSLRKAVSNASRAGLMFVGLLLALSSVGIDLTALSVLGGAIGVGVGFGLQKLASNYVSGFVMLAERSVRIGDNIRVDTFEGRITDIKARYTVVRAPSGRESIVPNEMFIINRIENLSLTDTRVLQSTVVSVGYDSDVAQVMELLIEAAAGRERVLADPKPGANLTNFGADGLEFTLNYWICDPENGQQNVRSQINLAILKSLREHHIDIPYPQRVIHTRASPAAEDNPDTPARTATPGPVTLAPTEK from the coding sequence ATGGCCAGTGCCGACGCCGTGAACCCGGCGGCTTCCGCACCCCGGCTGGAGGGCCTGGACGGCTGGCTGACGGCACTGACCCAGCCCAGCGCATTGACCGAACTGGCCGCGCTGCTGGCCTGCGTGCTGCTGGCCTGGCTGCTGGCGCGGGCACTGAGCCGCACGCAGCATCTGAAAAACGACGCGTCGATTCTTTTTGGCCGGCGCCTGGTCGATGGCGTGCTGTTTCCGCTGCTGCTGCTGTCGCTGGCCTACGTCATGCAGACGCTGCTGGCGCGGCTGTTTCCGCTGGCGCTGTTCAAGGTGGCCATCCCGGTGCTGCTGGCGCTGGCCGTGATTCGCCTGAGCGTCAAGGTGCTGCAGGTGGCTTTCAAGGACGCGCCGGTGGTGCGTGTGCTGGAGCGGACTGTTTCCTGGCTGGCCTGGGCGCTGATGGTGCTCTGGATCAGCGGCCTGCTGCCCATCATCCTTGATGAGCTGGACAGCATCAAGTGGAAGGTCGGCGGCTCGATGCTGTCGGTGCGCGCCCTGCTGCAGGGTGCGCTGACAGCCGGCGTCGTGCTGTTGATCACCTTGTGGATCTCGGCGGCGATTGAAAGCCGGCTGCTGCGCGCGGCCACCGGCAGCGAGCTGTCCCTGCGCAAGGCCGTGAGCAATGCCAGCCGGGCCGGGCTGATGTTCGTGGGGCTGCTGCTGGCGCTGTCGTCCGTGGGCATCGACCTGACGGCGCTGTCGGTGCTGGGCGGCGCGATTGGCGTGGGCGTGGGTTTTGGCCTGCAAAAGCTGGCCTCCAACTATGTGAGCGGTTTTGTCATGCTGGCCGAACGCAGCGTGCGCATCGGCGACAACATACGCGTCGATACCTTTGAAGGCCGCATCACCGACATCAAGGCCAGGTACACCGTGGTGCGCGCGCCGTCCGGGCGCGAATCCATCGTGCCGAACGAAATGTTCATCATCAACCGCATTGAAAACCTGTCGCTTACCGATACGCGGGTGCTGCAGTCCACCGTGGTGTCGGTGGGCTATGACAGCGATGTGGCGCAGGTGATGGAGCTGCTGATTGAGGCGGCTGCGGGCCGCGAGCGCGTGCTGGCCGACCCGAAGCCGGGCGCCAACCTGACGAACTTTGGCGCGGACGGGCTGGAATTCACGCTCAATTACTGGATTTGCGACCCTGAAAACGGCCAGCAGAATGTGCGCTCGCAGATCAACCTGGCGATCCTGAAATCATTGCGCGAGCACCACATCGATATTCCGTATCCGCAGCGGGTCATCCACACCCGCGCCAGTCCGGCCGCAGAGGACAATCCCGATACGCCAGCGCGCACCGCCACCCCCGGGCCGGTCACGCTGGCGCCCACAGAAAAATAG
- a CDS encoding electron transfer flavoprotein subunit beta/FixA family protein, whose amino-acid sequence MKVLVPVKRVVDYNVKVRVKSDGSGVDIANVKMSMNPFDEIAIEEAVRLKEKGVVTEVIAVSCGVLQCQETLRTAMAIGADRAILVETGEELQPLAVAKLLKALVDKEQPQLVILGKQAIDDDCNQTGQMLAALLGWGQATFASKVEVADGVARVTREVDGGLETLSLTLPAIITTDLRLNEPRYVTLPNIMKAKKKPLENVKPADLGVDVAPRIKTLKVSEPPKRSAGIKVADVAALVDKLRNEAKVI is encoded by the coding sequence ATGAAGGTCTTGGTCCCTGTCAAGCGTGTAGTCGATTACAACGTCAAAGTCCGCGTCAAATCCGACGGCAGCGGCGTCGATATCGCCAATGTCAAGATGAGCATGAATCCGTTCGACGAGATTGCCATCGAGGAAGCCGTGCGGCTCAAGGAAAAGGGCGTTGTCACTGAAGTCATCGCCGTCTCGTGCGGCGTGCTGCAGTGCCAGGAAACCCTGCGCACGGCCATGGCCATCGGCGCGGACCGCGCCATCCTGGTCGAGACCGGCGAAGAACTGCAGCCGCTGGCCGTGGCCAAGCTGCTCAAGGCGCTGGTCGATAAAGAACAGCCACAACTCGTCATCCTGGGCAAGCAGGCGATTGATGACGACTGCAACCAGACCGGCCAGATGCTCGCCGCCCTGCTGGGCTGGGGTCAGGCGACGTTTGCCTCCAAGGTCGAAGTGGCTGATGGCGTGGCCCGGGTCACGCGCGAGGTCGATGGCGGGCTGGAGACGCTCTCGCTCACGCTGCCGGCGATCATCACGACGGATTTGCGCCTGAACGAGCCGCGCTACGTCACGCTGCCCAACATCATGAAGGCCAAGAAAAAGCCGCTGGAAAATGTCAAGCCAGCCGATCTGGGCGTCGATGTGGCCCCGCGCATCAAGACGCTCAAAGTCAGCGAGCCGCCCAAGCGCAGCGCCGGCATCAAGGTCGCTGACGTCGCCGCGCTGGTGGACAAGCTCAGGAACGAAGCCAAAGTCATCTAA
- a CDS encoding electron transfer flavoprotein subunit alpha/FixB family protein yields the protein MTSLVIAEHDNASIRPATLNTVTAASQCGGEVHVLVAGKDAAAAAQAASQIAGVTKVIHVDGDHFAHGLAENMAAQVISIASAYSHILFPATASGKNIAPRVAALLDVGQISDITKVDAADTFERPIYAGNAIAIVQSLDAIKVITVRTTGFDAAASTGGAAAIETLAGVADSGKSSFLGSEIAKSDRPELTAAKIIVSGGRALGSSEKFNEVLIPLADKLGAALGASRAAVDAGYAPNDWQVGQTGKIVAPQLYVAVGISGAIQHLAGMKDSKVIVAINKDGEAPIFSVADYGLEADLFTAVPELIAAL from the coding sequence ATGACCTCTTTAGTCATCGCAGAACACGACAACGCCAGCATCCGCCCCGCCACCCTGAACACCGTGACCGCCGCCAGCCAGTGCGGCGGCGAGGTGCATGTGCTGGTGGCCGGCAAGGATGCCGCCGCCGCAGCGCAAGCCGCCAGCCAGATTGCCGGCGTCACCAAGGTCATCCATGTGGACGGCGATCATTTCGCCCACGGCCTGGCCGAGAACATGGCCGCGCAGGTGATTTCCATCGCCAGCGCCTACTCGCACATCCTGTTCCCGGCCACGGCGTCGGGCAAGAACATCGCCCCGCGCGTCGCGGCGCTGCTCGACGTGGGGCAGATTTCCGACATCACCAAGGTCGATGCGGCCGATACGTTCGAGCGCCCGATCTACGCGGGCAACGCCATTGCCATCGTGCAGAGCCTGGACGCTATCAAGGTCATCACCGTGCGCACCACCGGCTTTGACGCGGCAGCGAGCACGGGCGGCGCGGCAGCGATTGAAACGCTGGCCGGCGTGGCCGACAGCGGCAAGTCCTCGTTCCTCGGCTCCGAAATCGCCAAGAGCGACCGTCCCGAACTGACGGCCGCCAAGATCATCGTCTCCGGTGGCCGGGCGCTGGGATCGAGCGAGAAGTTCAATGAAGTCCTGATCCCGCTGGCCGACAAGCTCGGCGCAGCCCTGGGCGCAAGCCGCGCGGCCGTCGATGCGGGTTACGCGCCCAACGACTGGCAGGTCGGGCAGACCGGCAAGATCGTCGCGCCGCAGCTGTACGTGGCCGTGGGCATCTCGGGCGCCATCCAGCATCTGGCCGGCATGAAGGACTCCAAGGTTATCGTGGCGATCAACAAGGACGGCGAAGCGCCCATCTTCAGCGTCGCCGACTACGGGCTGGAGGCCGACTTGTTCACGGCCGTGCCGGAATTGATTGCCGCGCTGTAA
- a CDS encoding acyl-CoA dehydrogenase gives MSYKAPLKDMLFDIKHLAGIDQIAQIPGFEDAGFDTAQAVLEECAKFSEGVLSPLNWEGDKNPSSFQSGVVTTTPGFKEAFKQYVEGGWQGLQHPADFGGQGLPKTIGAACGEMANSANMSFALCPMLTDGAIEALLTAGSEALNAVYLEKMISGQWTGTMNLTEPQAGSDLAAVRSRAEPQADGSYKVFGTKIFITYGEHDMAENIVHLVLARASGAPEGVKGISLFVVPKFLVNADGTLGERNDVHCVSIEHKLGIKASPTAVLQFGDHGGAAGYLVGEENRGLEYMFIMMNSARYAVGVQGIAIAERAYQKAVGFAKDRVQSRPVDGSIKASAPIIHHPDVRRMLMTMRAYTEGCRAMASVAAAAYDATHHHPDAEVRKQSLAFYEFMVPLVKGYSTEMSQEVTSLGVQVHGGMGFIEETGAAQYFRDARILTIYEGTTAIQANDLIGRKTARDGGQIAKGIAAQIEATENELLAQGSADALAVAKRLKAARQAFVQVVEFVAANTRTSPNAVFAGSVPYLMLAGNVVAGWQLARSLLVAQEQLAQGVDAAFMQAKITTARFYADHLLTKAPGMRDSIVEGAGSVNALALDAF, from the coding sequence ATGAGCTACAAAGCACCCCTCAAGGACATGCTGTTTGATATCAAGCACCTGGCGGGCATCGACCAGATCGCGCAAATCCCCGGCTTTGAAGACGCCGGTTTCGACACCGCTCAGGCCGTGCTCGAAGAATGCGCCAAGTTCAGCGAAGGCGTGCTGTCGCCGCTGAACTGGGAAGGCGACAAGAACCCGTCGAGCTTTCAGTCCGGCGTGGTCACCACGACGCCCGGTTTCAAGGAAGCCTTCAAACAGTACGTCGAAGGCGGCTGGCAGGGCCTGCAGCATCCCGCTGATTTCGGCGGCCAGGGCCTGCCCAAGACGATTGGCGCGGCCTGCGGCGAAATGGCCAATTCGGCCAACATGAGCTTTGCCTTGTGTCCGATGCTGACCGACGGCGCCATCGAAGCCCTGCTGACGGCCGGCTCGGAGGCGCTCAATGCGGTCTATCTGGAAAAAATGATCAGCGGCCAGTGGACCGGCACCATGAACCTGACCGAGCCGCAGGCCGGAAGCGACCTGGCCGCCGTGCGCAGCCGCGCCGAACCGCAGGCTGACGGCAGCTACAAGGTCTTCGGCACCAAGATTTTCATCACCTACGGCGAACACGACATGGCCGAGAACATCGTCCATCTGGTGCTGGCCCGCGCGAGCGGCGCGCCCGAAGGTGTCAAGGGCATCAGCCTGTTTGTCGTTCCCAAGTTCCTGGTCAATGCCGACGGCACGCTGGGCGAGCGCAACGACGTGCACTGCGTCAGCATCGAGCACAAGCTCGGCATCAAGGCTTCGCCCACGGCCGTGCTGCAGTTCGGCGACCACGGCGGCGCGGCCGGCTACCTCGTCGGCGAAGAAAATCGCGGCCTCGAATACATGTTCATCATGATGAACTCGGCGCGCTACGCCGTCGGCGTGCAGGGCATCGCGATTGCCGAGCGCGCTTACCAAAAAGCCGTGGGCTTTGCCAAAGACCGCGTACAGAGCCGCCCGGTCGATGGCTCGATCAAGGCCAGCGCGCCCATCATTCACCACCCCGATGTCAGGCGCATGCTGATGACCATGCGCGCCTATACCGAAGGCTGCCGCGCGATGGCCTCGGTGGCTGCCGCCGCCTACGACGCTACGCATCACCACCCTGATGCCGAGGTGCGCAAGCAGAGCCTGGCTTTTTATGAATTCATGGTGCCGCTGGTCAAGGGCTACAGCACCGAGATGAGCCAGGAAGTCACCTCGCTGGGCGTGCAGGTGCATGGCGGCATGGGTTTCATCGAGGAAACCGGCGCGGCGCAGTATTTCCGCGACGCCCGGATTTTGACGATTTACGAAGGCACGACCGCCATCCAGGCCAACGACCTGATCGGCCGCAAGACCGCGCGCGACGGCGGCCAGATTGCCAAAGGCATCGCCGCGCAGATCGAAGCGACCGAAAACGAATTGCTGGCGCAGGGCAGCGCCGACGCGCTGGCCGTGGCCAAGCGCCTGAAGGCCGCGCGCCAGGCCTTTGTCCAAGTGGTCGAGTTTGTCGCCGCCAACACCCGGACCAGCCCGAATGCGGTGTTTGCCGGCAGCGTGCCTTACCTGATGCTGGCGGGCAATGTGGTGGCGGGCTGGCAGCTGGCGCGTTCGCTGCTGGTGGCCCAGGAGCAACTGGCGCAGGGCGTCGATGCGGCCTTCATGCAGGCCAAGATCACCACCGCCCGGTTTTACGCCGACCACCTGCTGACCAAAGCGCCCGGCATGCGCGACAGCATCGTCGAAGGCGCAGGCAGCGTGAATGCGCTGGCACTGGACGCGTTTTGA
- a CDS encoding NAD(P)H-dependent flavin oxidoreductase: MSRLPGALKHLPLPIIGSPLFIISNPRLVIEQCKAGVVGSMPALNARPAAQLEDWLAEITETLAAYNLAHPDQPAAPFAINQIVHKSNDRLEHDLEVCARFKVPIVITSLGAREDLNQAVHGWGGVVLHDIINNKFARKAIEKGADGLVAVACGAGGHAGVKSPFALVQEIRQWFDGPLALSGAISTGGGVLAAQAMGADFAYIGSAFIATEEARASSAYKQAIVEGDSDDIVYSNLFTGVHGNYLAPSIRAAGMDPDNLPESDPSQMNFGGDKAKAWKDIWGCGQGIGSISKVQSTAAFVAQLRLEYEAARQRLLAQ; the protein is encoded by the coding sequence ATGTCCAGACTGCCCGGCGCCCTGAAGCACTTGCCCTTGCCCATCATCGGCTCGCCGCTGTTCATCATCAGCAACCCCCGGCTCGTCATCGAGCAGTGCAAGGCCGGCGTGGTCGGCTCCATGCCGGCGCTCAATGCGCGCCCGGCCGCGCAGCTCGAAGACTGGCTGGCCGAGATCACCGAGACGCTGGCCGCCTACAACCTGGCCCATCCGGACCAGCCGGCCGCGCCCTTCGCCATCAACCAGATCGTGCACAAGTCCAACGACCGGCTCGAACACGACCTGGAAGTCTGCGCGCGCTTCAAGGTGCCCATCGTCATCACCTCGCTGGGCGCGCGCGAAGACCTGAACCAGGCGGTGCACGGCTGGGGCGGCGTCGTGCTGCACGACATCATCAACAACAAGTTCGCCCGCAAGGCGATTGAAAAGGGCGCCGACGGCCTGGTGGCGGTGGCCTGCGGCGCGGGCGGACACGCCGGGGTCAAAAGCCCGTTCGCGCTGGTCCAGGAAATCCGCCAGTGGTTCGACGGCCCGCTGGCGCTGTCGGGCGCCATCTCGACCGGCGGCGGCGTGCTGGCCGCCCAAGCCATGGGCGCCGACTTTGCCTACATCGGCTCGGCCTTCATCGCCACCGAGGAAGCGCGCGCGTCAAGCGCCTACAAGCAGGCGATTGTCGAAGGCGATTCCGACGACATCGTCTATAGCAACCTGTTCACCGGCGTGCACGGCAACTACCTGGCGCCGTCGATCCGCGCCGCCGGCATGGACCCGGACAACCTGCCCGAGAGCGACCCGAGCCAGATGAACTTCGGCGGCGACAAGGCCAAGGCCTGGAAAGACATCTGGGGCTGCGGCCAAGGCATCGGCTCGATCAGCAAGGTGCAAAGCACGGCGGCCTTCGTCGCCCAGCTCAGGCTTGAGTACGAAGCCGCGCGCCAGAGGCTGCTGGCGCAGTAA
- a CDS encoding phosphoethanolamine transferase, translated as MLLRSTLPDPSSAKPGTHPSGLNTGMRPLWVVVLASFWIATVCNVALWRTLARLPDLSSGQAITVSVALALVIGLATAGLLSLLAWRWTLKPVIMLFCVSAAFGAYFMLAYGIVIDKTMMVNTLQTDLRETRDLLNWRLLATVLVLAGLPCVLLWRQHIRLQTSTRQAVSNLAALLATCALLVLVLVLFFQSLASVMRNNTQLRYLINPLNSFYALGSIAARPFQRDESAILPLGTDAKLGASYTAQARPPLLLLVLGETGRSGNFAVNGYGRPTTPGLAKENIASQRNAWSCGTSTAASVPCMFSNFGRANYESRPANYEGLMDVLQHAGLAVLWLDNQSGCKGVCDRIPNADTSQLKVPGLCDGGECFDEVMLHGLDERIAALSAERRAKGVVVVMHQMGSHGPAYFKRSPAAFKKFLPECTNNSLQSCEPQGLVNAYDNSIVYTDHLLTSSIQWLKAQESQNAPAMLYLADHGESLGENNLYLHGMPYSVAPDVQKRVPWITWLSPGFEQRSKIATACLQRQLDAPISHDNYFHSVLGLMNVQTSAYQPALDIYAHCQTGVPPGQP; from the coding sequence ATGCTGCTGCGCTCGACCCTTCCCGATCCATCCTCCGCCAAACCCGGCACTCATCCTTCCGGTTTGAACACCGGCATGCGCCCGCTCTGGGTGGTTGTGCTGGCCAGTTTCTGGATCGCCACGGTGTGCAACGTGGCGCTGTGGCGCACGCTGGCGCGCCTGCCTGACCTGAGCAGCGGCCAGGCCATCACCGTCAGCGTCGCCCTGGCGCTGGTGATCGGGCTGGCGACGGCGGGCTTGCTCAGCCTGCTGGCCTGGCGCTGGACGCTCAAGCCGGTGATCATGCTTTTTTGCGTGTCGGCGGCGTTTGGCGCCTACTTCATGCTGGCCTACGGCATCGTCATCGACAAGACCATGATGGTCAACACGCTGCAAACCGACCTGCGCGAGACGCGCGACCTGCTCAACTGGCGCCTGCTGGCCACGGTGCTGGTGCTGGCGGGGCTGCCCTGCGTGCTGCTGTGGCGCCAGCACATCCGGCTGCAAACGTCCACGCGGCAGGCCGTCTCCAACCTGGCAGCCCTGCTGGCCACCTGCGCCCTGCTGGTGCTGGTGCTGGTGCTGTTCTTTCAAAGCCTCGCCTCGGTGATGCGCAACAACACGCAGCTGCGCTACCTGATCAATCCGCTCAATTCCTTCTATGCGCTGGGCTCCATCGCCGCCAGGCCGTTCCAGCGCGACGAGTCCGCCATCCTGCCTTTGGGCACAGACGCCAAACTGGGCGCCAGCTACACGGCGCAGGCCAGGCCGCCGCTGCTGCTGCTGGTGCTGGGCGAGACCGGGCGCAGCGGCAACTTCGCGGTCAACGGCTACGGCCGCCCGACCACGCCCGGGCTGGCCAAGGAGAACATCGCCAGCCAGCGCAACGCCTGGTCGTGCGGCACCAGCACGGCAGCTTCGGTGCCGTGCATGTTTTCAAATTTCGGACGGGCGAACTACGAATCGCGCCCGGCCAATTACGAAGGCCTGATGGATGTGCTGCAGCACGCTGGCCTGGCCGTTCTCTGGCTGGACAACCAGTCGGGCTGCAAGGGCGTCTGCGACCGCATTCCCAATGCCGACACCAGCCAGCTGAAAGTGCCCGGCCTGTGCGATGGCGGCGAATGCTTCGATGAAGTCATGCTGCACGGCCTGGACGAGCGCATCGCCGCCTTGAGCGCCGAGCGCCGGGCCAAAGGCGTGGTAGTGGTGATGCACCAGATGGGCAGCCACGGCCCGGCGTATTTCAAGCGCTCGCCGGCCGCGTTCAAGAAATTCCTGCCCGAATGCACCAACAATTCGCTGCAAAGCTGCGAGCCGCAAGGGCTGGTCAATGCCTACGACAACAGCATCGTGTATACCGACCACCTGCTGACATCAAGCATCCAGTGGCTCAAGGCGCAAGAATCGCAGAACGCGCCTGCCATGCTCTACCTGGCCGACCACGGCGAGTCGCTGGGCGAGAACAACCTCTACCTGCACGGCATGCCCTACAGCGTTGCGCCCGACGTTCAAAAGCGCGTGCCCTGGATCACCTGGCTGTCGCCCGGATTCGAGCAGCGCAGCAAGATCGCCACGGCCTGCCTGCAGCGGCAGCTTGACGCGCCCATCAGCCACGACAATTATTTCCATTCAGTCTTGGGCCTGATGAACGTACAGACCAGCGCTTACCAGCCTGCACTGGATATTTATGCGCACTGCCAGACGGGAGTGCCTCCAGGACAGCCCTGA
- the fghA gene encoding S-formylglutathione hydrolase has product MNPNSLTLLGEHACFGGAQRFYQHESLEIGLPMKFSVFLPPQASTGPVPALLYLAGLTCNEETFMAKAGAQRLAAELGLALIAPDTSPRGAKVPGEADSWDFGVGAGFYLDATQAPWSRHWRMESWITAELLPVLADRLPIDAGRIGIFGHSMGGHGALTLALRHPDLFKSVSAFAPICAPSQCPWGRKAFTGYLGTDESGWPEHDASTLMQRSKSAPYPGGILIDQGLGDKFLAEQLHPELFEAACASAGQPLTLRRHAGYDHGYYFIATFMDEHLKHHARQLLP; this is encoded by the coding sequence ATGAATCCCAACTCCTTGACGCTGCTCGGCGAGCACGCCTGCTTTGGCGGCGCGCAGCGCTTTTACCAGCACGAGTCCCTTGAGATCGGCCTGCCGATGAAGTTCTCGGTGTTTTTGCCGCCGCAGGCATCCACAGGCCCGGTGCCCGCCCTGCTCTACCTGGCGGGCCTGACCTGCAACGAGGAAACCTTCATGGCCAAGGCCGGCGCCCAGCGCCTGGCCGCCGAGCTGGGCCTGGCGCTGATCGCGCCCGACACCAGCCCGCGCGGCGCGAAGGTGCCGGGCGAAGCCGACAGCTGGGATTTCGGCGTGGGCGCCGGGTTTTACCTCGACGCGACGCAGGCGCCGTGGTCACGCCACTGGCGCATGGAGAGCTGGATCACCGCTGAATTGCTGCCGGTACTGGCGGACAGGTTGCCGATTGACGCAGGCCGCATCGGCATCTTCGGCCATTCGATGGGCGGCCACGGCGCCTTGACGCTGGCGCTGCGGCACCCTGATCTTTTCAAGTCCGTCTCGGCTTTTGCGCCCATCTGCGCGCCCAGCCAGTGTCCGTGGGGCCGCAAGGCCTTCACCGGCTACCTCGGCACCGACGAATCCGGCTGGCCGGAGCATGACGCCAGCACCCTGATGCAGCGCAGCAAAAGCGCGCCCTACCCCGGCGGTATCCTGATCGACCAGGGCCTGGGCGACAAATTCCTGGCCGAGCAGCTGCATCCCGAACTGTTCGAGGCCGCCTGCGCCTCGGCCGGCCAGCCGCTCACGCTGCGCCGCCATGCGGGCTACGACCACGGCTACTACTTCATCGCCACCTTCATGGATGAGCACCTGAAGCACCACGCCCGCCAGTTGCTGCCTTAA
- a CDS encoding S-(hydroxymethyl)glutathione dehydrogenase/class III alcohol dehydrogenase yields the protein MKTKAAVAWKSGQPLTIETVDLEGPKFGEVLVEIKATGICHTDYYTLSGADPEGIFPAILGHEGAGIVVDVGPGVTSLQKGDHVIPLYTPECRQCKFCLSRKTNLCQLIRGTQGKGLMPDATSRFSLDGQPIFHYMGTSTFSNYTVAPEISLAKIRKDAPFDKVCYIGCGVTTGIGAVIFTAKVEAGANVVVFGLGGIGLNVIQGAKMVGADKIIGVDLNPEREAMARKFGMTHFINPKEVENVVDAIVQLTDGGADYSFECIGNTKVMRQALECTHKGWGRSIIIGVAEAGAEISTRPFQLVTGRKWEGSAFGGARGRTDVPKIVDWYMEGKINIDDLITHTMPLEDINKGFELMKRGESIRGVVLY from the coding sequence ATGAAAACCAAAGCCGCCGTCGCCTGGAAATCAGGCCAGCCCCTGACCATTGAAACCGTTGACCTCGAAGGCCCGAAGTTCGGCGAGGTGCTGGTCGAGATCAAGGCCACCGGCATCTGCCACACCGACTACTACACGCTCTCGGGCGCCGACCCGGAAGGCATCTTCCCGGCCATCCTCGGCCATGAAGGCGCGGGCATCGTGGTCGATGTCGGCCCCGGCGTGACCTCGCTGCAAAAAGGCGACCATGTCATTCCGCTCTACACGCCCGAATGCCGCCAGTGCAAGTTCTGCCTGTCGCGCAAGACCAATCTGTGCCAGCTGATTCGCGGCACCCAGGGCAAGGGCCTGATGCCCGACGCCACCAGCCGCTTCAGCCTGGACGGCCAGCCGATCTTTCACTACATGGGCACCAGCACCTTCAGCAACTACACCGTTGCGCCCGAGATCTCGCTGGCCAAGATCCGCAAGGACGCGCCGTTCGACAAGGTTTGCTACATCGGCTGCGGCGTGACCACCGGCATCGGCGCGGTGATCTTCACGGCCAAGGTCGAGGCTGGCGCGAATGTCGTCGTGTTCGGCCTGGGCGGCATCGGCCTGAATGTGATCCAGGGCGCGAAGATGGTCGGCGCCGACAAGATCATCGGCGTCGATCTGAACCCCGAGCGCGAAGCGATGGCGCGCAAGTTCGGCATGACGCATTTCATCAACCCCAAGGAAGTCGAGAACGTGGTCGATGCGATTGTTCAATTGACCGACGGCGGCGCCGACTACAGCTTCGAGTGCATCGGCAACACCAAGGTCATGCGCCAGGCGCTCGAATGCACGCACAAGGGCTGGGGCCGCTCCATCATCATCGGCGTGGCCGAAGCCGGCGCCGAAATTTCGACCCGGCCGTTCCAGTTGGTCACCGGCCGTAAGTGGGAGGGCTCGGCCTTCGGCGGCGCGCGCGGACGCACCGACGTGCCCAAGATCGTGGACTGGTACATGGAAGGCAAGATCAACATCGACGACCTGATCACGCACACCATGCCGCTCGAAGACATCAACAAGGGGTTTGAGTTGATGAAGCGCGGCGAATCGATTCGCGGCGTCGTGCTTTACTAA
- a CDS encoding RNA-binding S4 domain-containing protein: MDKLRIDKWLWAARFYKTRSLAVEEIDKGRVRINDLEAKPSREVKAGDTVTLRQGPLTRTLLVRGISSQRGAAPVAHQLYEETQESLALKAQAAEQRHLASDPASSLEHGRPTKRDRRSMDKAQGNGWGSRWSASTDR; encoded by the coding sequence ATGGATAAATTGCGTATCGACAAATGGCTCTGGGCCGCCCGGTTCTACAAGACGCGTTCACTGGCGGTCGAGGAAATCGACAAGGGACGGGTTCGCATCAATGACCTGGAAGCCAAGCCGTCGCGCGAGGTCAAGGCCGGCGACACCGTGACGCTCAGGCAGGGGCCGCTCACCCGCACGCTGCTGGTGCGCGGCATCAGCAGCCAGCGCGGGGCGGCGCCGGTGGCGCATCAGCTGTATGAGGAAACCCAGGAAAGCCTGGCGCTCAAGGCCCAGGCCGCCGAACAGCGGCACCTGGCCAGCGACCCGGCCAGCAGCCTGGAGCATGGCAGGCCGACCAAGCGCGACCGCCGCAGCATGGACAAGGCGCAAGGCAATGGCTGGGGCAGCCGCTGGAGCGCATCGACCGACCGATAG